The following are encoded in a window of Onthophagus taurus isolate NC chromosome 3, IU_Otau_3.0, whole genome shotgun sequence genomic DNA:
- the LOC139429329 gene encoding uncharacterized protein → MSRVKYNKISISDRERIIKAHEEGKDWRATATALGVNVRTAYEWLKKDQSLPKKKGGNASSKKTAAISDALVRWIEEDSTITLKGLCDHVSNEFQVNVCQNTMKNWLDGQLFSLKALRPQIVNMNNEENKVKRKEYVNQILQSRANGRTLIWIDETNFNLYCRRKEGRSKIGHKAHVILPACKGSNLHCIGAMSAMRIISFEHRRGSYKAHDCKQWLRRLIATCTADGIEKPTFIIDNAPVHSNLESELEPEEDIEIVRLAPYSYLLINPIELLWSSFKSSVKMQMQERMQEILNYRRVNNQGLTLHEYRMRILEEISDRAIQEVQQQHLLRYSNHVERYYAAALQQENIQEI, encoded by the coding sequence ATGTCTCgtgttaaatataataaaatatcaattagtgatagagaaagaatTATAAAAGCACACGAAGAAGGCAAAGATTGGCGAGCTACAGCTACAGCTTTAGGAGTGAACGTTCGTACTGCTTATGAATGGTTGAAAAAAGATCAATCACTTCCAAAAAAGAAAGGTGGTAATGCTTCTTCCAAAAAGACCGCCGCAATTTCCGATGCATTGGTTAGATGGATTGAGGAAGATTCTACAATAACATTGAAAGGCTTATGTGATCATGTTAGCAATGAATTTCAAGTTAACGTTTGCCAAAACACAATGAAAAACTGGTTGGACGggcaattattttcacttaagGCACTAAGACCACAAATAGTAAATATGAATAATGAGGAAAACAAAGTCAAGCGTAAAGAGTATGTAAACCAAATATTACAAAGTCGAGCAAATGGTAGAACTCTTATTTGGATcgatgaaacaaattttaatttatattgtcgGCGAAAAGAAGGTAGATCCAAAATAGGTCATAAAGCACACGTAATTCTTCCGGCTTGTAAAGGAAGCAATTTACATTGCATTGGGGCAATGAGTGCGATGCGAATTATCTCATTTGAACATAGAAGAGGATCCTACAAAGCTCACGACTGTAAACAATGGCTGCGTCGCTTAATAGCAACTTGCACTGCGGATGGCATCGAGAAGCcaacatttattattgataatgCTCCTGTACATTCAAATCTTGAATCTGAACTTGAACCCGAAGAAGATATAGAAATAGTACGCCTTGCTCCATATTCTTATTTACTAATAAATCCGATTGAGTTGTTATGGAGTAGTTTCAAATCTTCCGTAAAAATGCAAATGCAAGAAAGAATGCAAGAAATATTGAATTACAGACGCGTTAATAATCAAGGGTTAACACTTCATGAATATAGAATGCGCATCTTAGAAGAAATTTCAGATAGAGCAATTCAAGAAGTTCAACAACAACACTTACTAAGATATTCGAATCATGTAGAACGTTATTATGCAGCAGCACTACAACAAGAAAACATTcaagaaatataa
- the LOC111413756 gene encoding uncharacterized protein isoform X1, giving the protein MELIKFTSHCNLFMRNQNYNSSSVGLARSSLSVSAVDYYLNLPITCPPSPAMSSITLTPGRSRNIDQDMEALRVSRQDNPFIKQIIASRESLADNLDDNESDNANLVSRELNIDLEVDPFSLPEMHEHMIRSPPPASWPRSPNRKVFSFPDGDGEDEECLEVEVRKNKGCGKMELKNKYTSWDGLESISPLRSFGAGLRSSDEDEVRLMSTSED; this is encoded by the exons ataattCATCTTCCGTGGGACTCGCCAGGTCGTCTTTAAGCGTTTCCGCCGTCGATTATTACTTGAACCTCCCAATAACATGTCCACCATCACCTGCAATGTCTTCTATAACTCTAACTCCAGGTCGGTCAAGGAACATCGATCAAGACATGGAAGCTTTGAGAGTGTCCAGACAAGATAATCCATTTATTAAGCAGATAATTGCCAGTCGCGAAAGCTTAGCTGATAATTTGGACGATAACGAATCGGATAATGCAAATTTGGTATCAAGggaattaaatattgatttggAAGTGGACCCATTTTCTTTACCAGAAATGCATGAACATATGATTAGAAGTCCTCCCCCTGCTTCTTGGCCTCGTAGTCCTAATAGGAAGGTTTTTAGCTTTCCTGATGGTGATGGTGAAGATGAGGAATGTTTAGAAGTTGAAGTT aGGAAGAATAAAGGTTGTGGAAAGatggaattgaaaaataaatacactagTTGGGATGGTTTGGAAAGTATTTCGCCATTAAGATCGTTTGGAGCTGGTTTGAGATCTTCAGATGAGGACGAAGTGAGATTAATGTCAACAAGCGAAgattaa
- the LOC111413756 gene encoding uncharacterized protein isoform X2, with translation MHRKKSNPDNSSSVGLARSSLSVSAVDYYLNLPITCPPSPAMSSITLTPGRSRNIDQDMEALRVSRQDNPFIKQIIASRESLADNLDDNESDNANLVSRELNIDLEVDPFSLPEMHEHMIRSPPPASWPRSPNRKVFSFPDGDGEDEECLEVEVRKNKGCGKMELKNKYTSWDGLESISPLRSFGAGLRSSDEDEVRLMSTSED, from the exons ATGCATCGAAAAAAGAGTAATCCAG ataattCATCTTCCGTGGGACTCGCCAGGTCGTCTTTAAGCGTTTCCGCCGTCGATTATTACTTGAACCTCCCAATAACATGTCCACCATCACCTGCAATGTCTTCTATAACTCTAACTCCAGGTCGGTCAAGGAACATCGATCAAGACATGGAAGCTTTGAGAGTGTCCAGACAAGATAATCCATTTATTAAGCAGATAATTGCCAGTCGCGAAAGCTTAGCTGATAATTTGGACGATAACGAATCGGATAATGCAAATTTGGTATCAAGggaattaaatattgatttggAAGTGGACCCATTTTCTTTACCAGAAATGCATGAACATATGATTAGAAGTCCTCCCCCTGCTTCTTGGCCTCGTAGTCCTAATAGGAAGGTTTTTAGCTTTCCTGATGGTGATGGTGAAGATGAGGAATGTTTAGAAGTTGAAGTT aGGAAGAATAAAGGTTGTGGAAAGatggaattgaaaaataaatacactagTTGGGATGGTTTGGAAAGTATTTCGCCATTAAGATCGTTTGGAGCTGGTTTGAGATCTTCAGATGAGGACGAAGTGAGATTAATGTCAACAAGCGAAgattaa